A window of Ficedula albicollis isolate OC2 chromosome 15, FicAlb1.5, whole genome shotgun sequence genomic DNA:
CTTTCAATATGATATCTCTATCAAAAGCTTTTCCAAAGTTCATACAATTCACACAGATCTTCTACTCAGAGGCGAACTCCTTGAGGATTTTGAAGTTAGCCCTGTGAAAAATTCAAGCCCATCTTTCTCAAAATCAGAATAATCAATTCCAAATTAGATGTTTGCTAATCCCATTATCTAACAATATTCTTGACAGGAACCAGGCAGTATAGAAATGTCATGTTCCAGACTCTTCCTCATCTCTCCAGCTCTTACACTTTGAAATAACCAATTTCTGCAAGGATTGAAACAAAAGATCTTTCTCCTCCTGTGAGCGGAGGGACATCTTCCTCTTCCCAGATTACACctaaaattctttcattttggtATAGACAAGCCACTTTGATGAAGGATTAGAACACTATTTTTAGTAGTGCTTAAAACCCGGCTTCCTGAACCCGTGGAAAACAAACGCGccagattttattcttttgttcttttaataaaCTGTCCGTGAGattcttcccctcccctcctttcctgctGGTTTACTTGCATTCTTATATGttcagtgtttttctcttctgtctttgTTCCAGTTTATCAGCAATTTACACACAGTTGTTTCCCAGACTCCATGAtttcaacagcaaaaataacaCTGACCTTTTGAGCCCATGAGGAATCTTGTTGGTGGTAATTTAGCAGAAAGTTACAGTAATGAACAAGAACTCTGCTCTTAAATGTTAGACCACTAAATGTGTTTTATGAGACTTTATTACTTCTTTAATGCACTTCCTGTGCACCAGGGAGACAGCCATATTCCAGGGGGGGATGAAGGTTTTAATTGGCAAAGTAGCCAATTTGTGAATCTCTTCTGCTTCAAAGATACATTTTCAGGTGTGATTCAGTCCAAGCAATCAAGGAAAATGTTTCTAACTAGAAAGACAACAGCACTAACAACAGAAGGGATCTTCCAAATATATATTAACTCTGAAAACTGAGCTGGGCTTTtcctgtgggagggaggggagcgTGGCTAAAATCTTAGATTTCACTGTCCAGATTTGGGGCTGCCTGGGGACTGCTCTGGCCCCAGGCATGCCTGAGAGCAGACAAAGTGTATTGTCAACAATAAACTTCCTCAGTTTTCAGCCACTTCCCCTCACCCAGCCTTCAGAACAGCAGGAAGCCAAAAGCAGAGGACCCAAAGCCAAGGAGATGAGGTTTGTAATTTGGCTCTGCTGCCCTATAGGTGATTGTACCTATGGCTGTTGCAGAGTTCACAGTTCAGACAGGTAATCTAAATGCATCCATATCCAAATCCTCAATTTCACTTTGGCTTAAGCTTACATACAGACCCATTTCTGAAACCGGTAACAGTGCTTGTAGGGATTTAGGTAGAATTAGGAAGACTTGTCTGCAAAggcaaaaacccaaaccccaaaagccTCACCAGAGTTAAATGTTATTAGCAAGAGGTCATGGTAACAAAAGAGTGACTTTAAAACAGAGAATTCTGGTTTCCCTGCATCACAACACCCTTAAACCAAAGCAGGAGAGACAGGAAGGTTACCAATTCCCTTCCTTTAGCTGTGTATTAAGGAGCCTGAAGTTAGTGTTTTATCTTCCCTCTATATTTTATATCTTCTCCTCTCCTACACTTCTATTATGCTAATTCCCCTTCACTGCCTGTCTCTTACACTTGAAATGTTTTGAATCAGGTGCGTTTCAAGATAATTGTGTTATATTTCCACATGAAGCAAGGGAATTTGTATTTGAGGTGAAGCAATGTAAAGACCTGATTGCAGTGGAATTCAGCACTTTATTTTGTGGCCACTGGAAAAAGACGTTGTAGAAGATAAATTTAAAGGGTATTGCAGCATTAAAAAAGCAATCTTAGGCAGAGCACCAACACCATGTGCCCTTGCAGGACACATCTGTgtccccccaaatccctcaaTAGGTGTTAATGACCAACAGCATGACACAGGGGATATCTGAGGCAGCTACTGGATTAGGGATGAGATACCAATTTATTTAGCTGCTCTGGGGAACTCTGACCAATTTCAAGGACTGACAGGCGAAGAAAGTGTCAGAAACACGGTTCACATGGTGATAGTAGGAGAGTTTGTAAGAATCTGGGTGTTCAGAGGGAGCACATGTACCTGCTACTGCCTTAGGAAGGAcagacagaaatgctgcctCTAATCCTGCCTACAAGCACTGATTTGTGATGCtgttcagcctttcctcctatCTTGGGCTACAGTGGAAAgactttgtttgttttcttttaaatcttttcttgGGTCTTTCCCAATTTTAGCCTGAACTCCAGATATTTGGCTCTTAAAATTCATTCTCCAGGGTGCTTCTGACTAATGCCAGGGTGCTATTGTGGGGTTTTGCAGGACCTCTTGGGAACAGTCTTGCAGCACAGAGTTGTGGGCCAGCACAACCAAAGCCCAGCTTTAGCTCTGCTATGGTGTCTGTGCAATGCAGGGTTTCAGCACAGAAAGACAAGAACTGTTTCTGTACAGATTGCACTGTGCAGCCCTGACTTTATGGACCACCCTGACTGAGGGCAACAGAGATGAAAAGCATGTGCAcctcagaaatgttttgcagGAATCTTCCCTCGTTTTGAAGCACTTTTGTTCCATAAAACAGTTATTTTCCTCTAAATCAGTTATTACAATTTGGGTTCATGCCAAAAGGTCCGGCTGTTTCCCAAAACAATTACTTGGTAATGCAGGTAGTGCAGAACTGGGAAGAAATTTAAATACCGAGGTTTGAAGAAGTCAGAATCAGAACTGGGATCTGGATTCAAGCATCCTACTTAACAGATAATTGCAATGACTGAGGTAGAACATTCAGACTTAAATCCAAGCCCTCTAATATGCTTTGTCTGGGATATGGAAGGCATCTTCCTTTATTAGGTTACTTTCCTGCTCAACATTAACATTTCGTGCTTTGAAGGTTTATTGTGTTGGCTGGAGTTATACCTTTATATACAGGCAGTCCCTATGGAATAGCCTGATCTCCTTTCATCATTATTAGTAATTCTAGGCTTGTCATTTCCTATTCATGCAGTCTGGACCTCACTGCGTTGTTGCAGGATGGTTGATATGGTGCACAGGAAATGTTCTATTTTTTCAGGTCTCCACTGTTCCTAAGTGTTCTTTTCAGGGGCTTCAGTTTTATTGCCACGAAGTCCATTTCCTACATGTAGTACAATTTACTAAATTACAAATAAACAAGGCACCAATAGAGAAGTCAGTGAAAGTTCACACTAAGAATAGAACTTGAAGAGAAAAGTTCAGTTATGTGACCTTCTTCAGGAGCTGGATACAAAATAGAcctgctgtttttccctttaatttgcAGTCCAGGCAGAAAAGAACTTGAACAGTTCCCAGAGAAACGCAGGCCCTTCTGTTTGTTTCTATGAATCCTCCAGAAATGCTTTATCTGTTGACATCCTGGCTATGCTGATatggaaatgaaattacttGGCCTCCTCATTTCCCCCCTATATTGTCAGCTGATTTTTTCATtgatctccatccctgcaatCTTTAAAGATATGCCAGCCAtgaacagaacaaaatgttACAGATAGGTAACTTTAACACTGGCCATTACAGAAAATTAGGATCATCAGATGAGAAATCTAATGTATGTATCAGTCAATGCTTATTATTGCCCTTCAGAAACatgtttgggggaaaaaagtaatttcactgattttttttttttgttaaaaaggGGGAATTAGAGAGAAAGGATCACGTTTCTTAACAGATAATTGCAATGACTGAGGTAGAACATTCAGACTTAAATCCAAGCCCTCTAATATGCTTTGTCTGGGATATGGAAGGCATCTTCCTTTATTAGGTTACTTTCCTGCTCAACATTAACATTTCGTGCTTTGAAGGTTTATTGTGTTGGCTGGAGTTATACCTTTATATACAGGCAGTCCCTATGGAATAGCCTGATCTCCTTTCATCATTATTAGTAATTCTAGGCTTGTCATTTCCTATTCATGCAGTCTGGACCTCACTGCGTTGTTGCAGGATGGTTGATACGGTGCACAGGAAATGTTCTATTTTTTCAGGTCTCCACTGTTCCTAAGTGTTCTTTTCAGGGGCTTCAGTTTTATTGCCACGAAGTCCATTTCCTACATGTAGTACAATTTACTAAATTACAAATAAACAAGGCACCAATAGAGAAGTCAGTGAAAGTTCACACTAAGAATAGAACTTGAAGAGAAAAGTTCAGTTATGTGACCTTCTTCAGGAGCTGGATACAAAATAGAcctgctgtttttccctttaatttgcAGTCCAGGCAGAAAAGAACTTGAACAGTTCCCAGAGAAACGCAGGCCCTTCTGTTTGTTTCTATGAATCCTCCAGAAATGCTTTATCTGTTGACATCCTGGCTATGCTGATatggaaatgaaattacttGGCCTCCTCATTTCCCCCCTATATTGTCAGCTGATTTTTTCATtgatctccatccctgcaatCTTTAAAGATATGCCAGCCAtgaacagaacaaaatgttACAGATAGGTAACTTTAACACTGGCCATTACAGAAAATTAGGATCATCAGATGAGAAATCTAATGTATGTATCAGTCAATGCTTATTATTGCCCTTCAGAAACatgtttgggggaaaaaagtaatttcactgattttttttttttgttaaaaaggGTGAATTAGAGAGAAAGGATCACGTTTCTCCAAATGCCTTGATGAAGCCAGACTACTCCTGGACACTTTCTGCCTAAAGTTAAATATTAGACACTCTCTCCcccacattctttttttttatttagtctaAAAGGCTTAATATTTAACTCAAAATACCTAACAACTGCAAATGCTAAGTGCTGGAAGTTGTTACATCCTCCAGCAGATACATAAAGCAGTGCTCAAACTCAGTGGGATATATTTAGAGATGTGCAgccacccctgggctgtgccgTGGATTTCTGTGTGCTCTGAAGCAGAAGGCACGGCCGGTGGTTCAGTGGGAACCACTGCTCCAAACGGGGTGTCTGCCTTGTacctgcagaaggaaatgtcCTTTACTTGATGcgcttttattttccccagatCAAGGTCTTAATTGGTTCAATCCTTTATCTGACATTACGTCTGGTTTTGGGATGGATTTCCAATTATAATGGGCCTCAAAATCCATCTTAAACTCCAAGTTATTTATTACTGGCTCCTGTTCAGAGTTTTACTGCACCTtatggatacacacacacacccatgAGAACCACTGCCATTTTATCACCTATTTCCAAGCCTTTTTGTTGGGAAGGTATCATTAGAAAAAGCTCCTAAGGGTGTTCTGCTTTTAGATGAGTTATGTCTGAAGGACAAGAGTTGGTCCAGAAGTGGCAAATAGCCAGAAGGGCCCATCCCCTGGACATCCCATCGGCCGCACAGATGGAACCAGGGCTGGCGATCTTTTATCTTTCCTCTCCTTACCTCTCCTTacctctcctttccttccttccccttctttctttcctcctttccctcttccttcttttctctttttccttttcacttctcttattttaattttttttttccttttttcctgtctttcccccatttttctccctttttccccctttttctccccGTCTTTCTACTCTGTGCTCATCTATTAGGTCAGGGACCACCATAGCGGATTTCCACactaagtgatttttttttgcgGACTACTCCAACTTTGACGGTTCCTTTGGACCACGAGCATTTACGAGTCCTGTCCGCTCCGCTCCGTTCCGTTCCCCGGGCGGCCGCAGCGGCTGCGGAGCGCGGAGCGCTCGGCCATGGCGCCGCCTCGCCCCTCAGGGCACCGCGGGCTCCGTCCCGCCAAAACCCGTGAGGGGAGAGGGGCGGGGCCGCCCGGGGCAAAGTCCAGGGGCCCGCCGAGCGCCTGAGGCGGGCTCCGTCCCGCCAAAGCCCGTGAGGGGAGAGGGGCGGGGCCGCCCGGGGCAAAGTCCAGGGGCCCGCCGAGCGCCTGAGGGGCCATGGCGGGAGAGCTGGAGTCGCTGGAGTCGTGCCTGGAGCGGCACATCCCGCCCGGGGAACTCGCCGAGGTGAAGCGGATCCTCTATGGGGGCGAGGCCAGGTGCGCCAGCAGGACGGGCTGGCCCCCCGCTCCCGGCGGgtctctgtccctcctctccccGGGCACCGCGGGGATGCCCAGCCCGGGAGTGAGGGAAAGGAGTCAGTGCGagacacagggctgggatgagggggaaaaggaaaattagggCTTGTGGTGTTGCAGTGAGGTGACTGGAGTATTTTGGAGGTGACCCatgtgtggggagcagggcagtgtgagCAGGTGACGGATGGGGCTGGAAGACCTGACGGGAATAGTGGTATCGGGGTGATGGAGCCTGAAAAGTAGGGATTAAACTTGAGGAAAATACATTGGGGGGGGAAAGCGTTTATAATCCAGGTGCGGCAGGTGgaagtttgtgtgtgtgctcctCGATTCCTGCAGCAAGGTGTTGGTgtgtgggaagggcaggagggcagcGGGCGGGCGGTGAGATCAGCACACGAGCCCGTCCCTGCCGCCCTCGGCTCCTGGATCTGCCTTGGGCCATGCGAGCTTGGGCGCCTGCGGGGTTAGACGGAACTGTCATCCCCCTGGACCATTGCATTCAGAGCAGAAGAGGACAACATCTCATCCTGAAACgtttttgtttcctgttcaATCCAGAAAACTTGATTTGCCAACAGCTGCGCTgtcagcagctcaggaaaaggATTTTGAACTACAGGGCTATGGATTTGAAGCTGCTCCGGAGCAATTGAGAAGGCCACGTATTGTTCGAGTGGGGCTGATACAGAATAAAATTCCTCTtcccacagacacagcagtggcagTCCAGGTACACAAACTGGGACTGGGGCTGTTTGTTAGTCCTCTCCTGAGACATAGCACAGTTCAGTTGTAGTAACTCCTCTCCTGAGACATAGCACAGTTCAGTTGTTGATTTTAGGAACTGTATCAGGAAACGTCTAAGGATTGTCTGGCAGTGCAGAATCCATcattgctgcagcagagcttccTGTAAGATATTCGAATGACACATTTGGTTTTATTGTTTCTCAGAACTATCTCTTGTATTTACCTACATGCCCAACCGTCTTGCAGTTTTTCCAACGCTGAATACTGAGTATCTCATTTTGTACGTGAAAATCCTTTGCCTATAAGATGAAACATAAAATCATTTACACAGAATCAAAAGGGATGGCAACCAGTGGAAACCACAGGTGCAGTTCTTGTTTTAATTGAGAAATGTTCCATTACAGGAAAATCCATTAGAGGAAACAGATTAATAAAGCTGTGTTCATTATTCTTTGTACAGCAGTGAGTGAAATCTTATTACAAGAtaacatggtttagtggtgacttggcagtgctgggttaatggttggacttggcTGATGACCTTAGAGGCCTATTCCAACATTAATGATTCTGAAACCATCCTCTCTTAACATCCTGGACACAACAGCACTGAGGTGACAAATATGTATAGAAATACGTATTTCTGTTTGTATCTATATGTACCTAGAAATACTCCTGAGAGTAgctttaaaaaagggaaagaaaatgctgcatttatAAAATCACCTGGAGTAGTGGTTTTGTACAGTGACAGGACAGAACATTTCTGAAGTAGTTTGTTTTGGAAAGATTACCTATCACAGATGTAAGTCATTAATTCAGTAAACAGATCAAGTTTGTGGAGTCTTTGTAACAGCTGTTGAATAAACTACCAGCTATATCAATGATTTTACTTTATGAATAACTAGTTAACTATTTCTGTAAATCAATATACAATTTTTGATTTCATAGGTCACTGCagtcttgtctttttttttttttttttgacacctGAAAGTAGCAATGCAAAGTACCTATGCTTATCTTTAAGTAGAGTACTTTAGAAAACTAATTAATAAAAACTTTGGtgaattttctttgtaatgaTTACTTAGCTCTTAGGACAGAGGGCTTAACATCATCCTGTAGGTTGTTCACAATGACCAGcaaaattacaatttttgtTGATTCTGTTTagattttcagcattttgcaaGTCAGACAGCAGAGAGTTTCCAGCTATATAGATGTTGCAGCCATGGAATTAGAATCCCATTGGAATGCTTTCTCTATTTTCAGCATctagatgcttttaaaaatctatatCTGACTCTATTATCAGTGTTCAGGAATGATACCTCTAGTTACTCCCCCTGAAAGCAATGGCTCTAAGTATAGAACAGGCTAAACTCCATGTGAGGAAAGGTTGTAAAAGCAGGCAGTTAACACAGAGGTGAGTTGGAACGTGTGGCTGTTTTAGTGGTGTGACATTTCTCACAATCaggtggctgctctgcacagacgCATCGAGGAGATGGTGGGAGTGGCTGCAATGTGTGGGGTCAACATTGTGTGTTTCCAGGAGGCTTGGAGTGAGTATTTTCTGTGGTTCCCTGTGGGCTGGCAGGTGTCAAGTGCCTTCTATTTTAACAGATGTCCTGTACTAGGGTCATGTAAGTAAACAGTAGAAATCTTCCAAGATACAACAATTGACTGTAGTGATTTGCTTCCTAAAGGAAAAGCCAAAGACTCTGAGGTAGCAGAGCTGTATGGAAGAGACATGAGGGGTCTGTTGTATTGAAGACTGCCTTATTTGTAGCTCCTTCATGACATCCTTTGTGGtcctttcctcattttttttctcctaaaactCTGGAGTTTTTTCCTAGACAGGtattaagatttaaaaatctgtttttaattaaCACAGGGTGTTTTAGGCTTAATAGAAGCAAGCACCTTCACTTTCATGGGCAAGTGAAGGCCCATGAAATGTTTGTGAAAGCAAGTTATTCACAGTGTACACTGGTGACTGGGGATATTGTCTTTTTACCCCTGCTGAGATTTTCACTAGGTGCATCCATTCTCTTCTGGTTTGCCCTGTGTGAGTTCAAAACTCCTTGCCCTTgctaaaatagttttaaatgcttttgcCTTTAAACAAGGAAAGCAGTTGAATCATTcttaattgtttaatttttaatctgtattCATGCAAATAGCATGTATTTCTTGAGTGACAAGAGCATTTTTGTACATTTTGCCTTGCTTTGGTGTTTTCCAGCCATGCCCTTTGCTTTTTGTACAAGAGAGAAACTTCCTTGGACTGAATTTGCTGAGTCAGCAGAGGATGGGCCAACAACAAAATTCTGTCAAGAGgtaaaaaaccaaccaagcaaaaaaaaaatagaccaACCAACATAATTTGAAGGAAGGGACAATATACCAGTGAACTGGCAGGCAGAATTTGCTGTATTTCTCACTCATACCTGTGCTATTTAACATTTCTAGTTAACATGTAATGctgttttaccttttctttcaaTTGACTGTTCTCAGCTGGCTGTGGTGTCTGTCATTCTGGGGTACTGCAGGCAGGTGTATAACAGAGGAATTGTGTTCATTTGTGCAGCTTGCAAAGAAGTACAACATGGTTGTGGTGTCTCCAATCCTGGAGCGAGATGAACTGCATGGTGGAGTTCTGTGGAATACTGCAGTGGTCATTTCTAATTCTGGAGCACTCCTTggaaaaagtaggaaaaacCACATTCCAAGGGTAGGAGATTTCAATGAGGTAAGATGCAGTATTGTGGCAATCAAGTTAGTCTTACCTTGCAGCTCTTGTTTGTGCCAGCATGTGTTATGTCAGAGTCACAGTGGCAGGAAATGCAATGTATTTCTACAAAATGTGACTTACTTACTGTCAAATCAGTTTTTCTGAGATTAAATGGTAGTAAGTTAATTTATCGGGAAGGAATAATTTTTGTGAGAGTGATGAgtcttaaaggaaaaataacattgaATCTTGTTAGGCACTCTTGCTTGGCCCAGTGGAACTTCAGAAGTATCAAATATCCTTTGAAAGACTTGTTTAAGTTACAGCTGTGTTATGTTTGTTGTGCGTGATTGGCTTGGGTAGTTTTGTCATGTGTGCACGTTGAACTTACTTTAATTTGCAGGGCAATTGTTCCATGGTTCAAGCATGAACATTACCTAGAgcctttctctgtttctctgtgagGTTGTCTTGGAAATGACAGCCCTTTTGCTTGTGTTTATTCGAGCAGAATCCCTTAATTCATTGTGCCTCTGACTGAATTGCTGGTTTATGGCATATTCTGTTTACTAATCACATTATTGCAGCTGAAGCCCCCAGCAGGTTTTGGGCCATCCTCCAGAATCAGAAACTGAACTGGCAGTAAAGCCAGTGACTGGTAGATCTGAAATGTGTTTATCCATCCATAGAATTATCACAAGCAGAAAGATCAGgattaaaaattaactgaagTCTAAAAATACATTGTCTTTCCTAACTAAATCTCTCCTTGTCAGCTAAAGTGAGTAATTAACAGAGGCATTTTTTCTAAGCAGCAAAGGCTGCTGTATACCTGCAGTTGCTTTTGTTCCCTGACTACCCCAGTCATCTGAAGACTGAGGCTTCAGAactaaattgctttttattaatGTAAAAAGTTCTTTTGTGTCTTAAAACTGTGTTTAAAGACCTCTTGAAGTTTTGACCTTGCTGCCAGACTTGATCAGGCTGGTTTGAGTTTCTCCAGAGGAGGCTGTTAATAGAGTTCTGCACAATGAATTTCTGGCAGAGTCTGTCAATCACCAGTcttactttgtatttttaacaattattttgatatttttttataaaaaaaaattagtcataGTCCTTTAGCTAGCAAAAGTGCTAATTGACAAATCCATTAGTTACTTTCCACATTTTATTTGTTCCTTATGTACTCCAACAAAAAGTAAATTCCTGTTGCTTGTGCTAAAgtatatttttcagttttcctgacACTGTTTAATGGAGAATCATCAGATTCCAAGAAACTCATTGTTTCCACCTATGAAACTATAATGAGAGACacctaaaaaaagaaagtatttttactttatcATGTGAAGTATAAATAGGGTTCCATTAAGAGTTTTGCATAGTTGCTAAAATAAGTTAGTTCTTAGAATCCTAAATGCCAGAATTACTACAAAACAATCTGTTTATTGCTTCCAGATATATTATAATGATCTGGCATTTCTTATTGTGTCTATCTTGTTACAGAATCAAGCAGTGTTTACCCAATACAGCACTGTCTTCATCTGGCTTTGTTAGAAAAGCATTAAATCCACTCTTCTGAGCTGAACCATTCTGATAAAGCAACTTCAGAAACCACCCAGGCTACAGGAAAGGATTATATTCATCTGTGTTACtttaatgttgttttctttatcAACAAAGTTAAACCTCAAGGAAATACTGAATTTGAAATGATTTCTTGTGGGTTTTCTCTGTAGGGCAG
This region includes:
- the UPB1 gene encoding beta-ureidopropionase; translated protein: MAGELESLESCLERHIPPGELAEVKRILYGGEARKLDLPTAALSAAQEKDFELQGYGFEAAPEQLRRPRIVRVGLIQNKIPLPTDTAVAVQVAALHRRIEEMVGVAAMCGVNIVCFQEAWTMPFAFCTREKLPWTEFAESAEDGPTTKFCQELAKKYNMVVVSPILERDELHGGVLWNTAVVISNSGALLGKSRKNHIPRVGDFNESTYYMEGNTGHPVFQTQFGAIAVNICYGRHHPLNWLMYSMNGAEIIFNPSATIGTLSEALWPVEARNAAIANHCFTCPINRVGTEYYKNAFTSGDGGKAHHELGHFYGSSYVAAPDGSRTPGLSRTQDGLLVAEMDLNLCRQVSDKWNFKMTGRYEMYAEKLAEAIQPFFIPNIIKE